Proteins from one Bacteroidia bacterium genomic window:
- a CDS encoding TonB-dependent receptor, translated as MTFLKISHIPFSRLFLLICCLLNQFVQAQISGILHGKLVAKTATSTLEAVPFASLYSLSQPARNTNSDSLGNFSLELVALFPQSVVVSAMGYQSDTFQLEDFSNKVWELKPGIQLQEVQINAGNATSRMSTLSTTGVETMNKGELLKAACCNLAESFGTNASIDVVFTDAISGAKKIQLLGLDGVYTLITAEGIPFLRGIVSSYGLGFVPGPWMENIQISKGAGTVATGYDALTGQLNLEFKKPDEAEKLFANFYIGELGRVEGNLYSAYKLKKGWSTISLLHGNGTFLKNDHNHDNFLDMPTGYQANLMHKWHYHSGKRVEGQIGFRGLLDDRMGGTAVPGSRHQGGQHLLADYQIQVNNRVGELFTKFGILFPEKPWKSIGTVSSWRYQQTNIQTNTKKLSGQQKTGYINLIYESIIRHAKHKFKTGLSLVVDQYLQQFNDSSFNRNELVPGLFAEYDFNKNGRFSFIAGYRIDFHNLYGTRISPRLHLKVNLWPESALRFSGGKGFRVANPFFEQAIMPSNRTVLVPEALKAESAWNYGVSFVSGFKLGGREGQIIGDYYRTDFEQRTIADFDQHPQQVILRNLQGQSFSNAAHVELSWEALKRLGIKLAYKYTDSRTTLAGKLQENPFTPRHKAMLNLAYATRFDKWKFDFTIQYIGSMRLPSTLSNPEEFQLPAYSKPFPQINAQITRGFKKWEIYVGGENLSNYKVSPVILSSDNTGSNYFDASMVYAPTMGINIYAGFRTKF; from the coding sequence ATGACTTTTCTTAAAATTTCACATATACCTTTTAGCCGATTATTCCTATTAATCTGCTGCTTATTAAACCAGTTTGTTCAGGCCCAAATTTCAGGCATACTTCACGGAAAATTAGTGGCTAAAACAGCAACATCCACGTTGGAAGCAGTTCCATTTGCAAGCCTTTATAGCCTGTCTCAACCAGCACGAAATACCAACTCCGACAGTCTTGGAAACTTTTCATTGGAGTTGGTAGCCTTGTTTCCTCAATCCGTTGTGGTAAGTGCGATGGGATATCAAAGCGACACCTTTCAATTGGAGGATTTTTCGAACAAAGTGTGGGAATTAAAACCAGGAATTCAACTTCAGGAAGTACAAATTAATGCAGGAAATGCCACTTCGCGAATGTCGACCCTTTCCACCACCGGGGTAGAAACCATGAATAAAGGAGAATTGCTCAAAGCAGCTTGTTGCAATTTGGCAGAAAGCTTTGGAACCAATGCCTCCATTGATGTAGTTTTTACGGATGCCATTTCGGGAGCCAAAAAGATTCAATTGTTAGGTCTGGATGGGGTTTATACTTTAATAACAGCCGAAGGAATACCGTTTTTACGCGGAATAGTTTCCAGTTATGGATTAGGATTTGTTCCCGGACCATGGATGGAAAATATTCAAATTTCCAAAGGTGCAGGAACAGTGGCTACCGGATATGATGCATTGACCGGACAACTCAACCTGGAATTTAAAAAACCCGATGAGGCCGAAAAGTTATTTGCCAATTTTTACATAGGTGAGTTAGGACGAGTGGAAGGAAACCTTTATTCGGCCTACAAGCTAAAGAAAGGCTGGTCAACCATTTCCTTGTTGCATGGAAACGGAACTTTTTTAAAAAACGACCACAACCACGACAACTTTTTGGATATGCCAACCGGATACCAAGCCAATTTGATGCACAAGTGGCATTATCATTCCGGCAAGCGAGTGGAAGGCCAGATAGGTTTTAGGGGATTATTAGACGATCGTATGGGAGGAACAGCAGTACCAGGTTCCAGGCATCAGGGAGGACAACATTTACTGGCTGATTACCAAATTCAAGTAAACAACCGAGTGGGAGAACTATTTACCAAATTTGGAATATTATTTCCTGAAAAACCATGGAAAAGCATTGGGACAGTAAGCAGTTGGAGGTATCAGCAAACCAATATTCAAACCAATACCAAAAAGCTAAGTGGCCAACAAAAAACCGGATATATAAACCTCATTTATGAAAGCATTATTCGGCATGCCAAACATAAATTTAAAACCGGACTTAGTTTGGTAGTGGATCAGTATTTACAGCAATTCAATGATAGCAGTTTCAACAGAAATGAATTGGTTCCGGGACTTTTTGCAGAGTATGATTTCAACAAAAATGGAAGGTTTTCCTTCATTGCTGGATACAGAATCGACTTTCATAACCTATATGGAACAAGAATAAGCCCCAGGTTACACCTCAAAGTAAACCTATGGCCGGAGTCGGCTTTGCGGTTTTCGGGAGGAAAAGGATTTAGGGTGGCCAATCCGTTTTTTGAACAAGCTATCATGCCAAGTAACCGAACAGTGCTGGTTCCGGAGGCCTTAAAAGCCGAATCGGCCTGGAACTATGGAGTAAGTTTCGTTTCAGGATTTAAGCTGGGAGGCAGGGAAGGACAGATAATTGGGGATTATTACCGAACTGATTTTGAACAAAGAACCATAGCCGATTTTGACCAACATCCTCAACAAGTAATACTGCGAAATTTGCAAGGACAATCCTTTTCGAATGCAGCACATGTAGAACTAAGTTGGGAGGCATTAAAACGGTTGGGAATAAAACTAGCTTATAAATACACCGACTCCCGCACAACATTAGCCGGAAAGTTGCAAGAAAACCCTTTCACGCCTAGGCATAAAGCCATGTTAAACCTGGCCTATGCTACCCGATTTGACAAATGGAAATTTGACTTTACTATTCAGTACATTGGTTCTATGCGCCTCCCTTCTACCCTTTCCAACCCGGAAGAATTTCAATTACCGGCCTATTCCAAACCTTTTCCCCAAATCAATGCCCAAATTACCCGGGGATTTAAAAAATGGGAAATTTATGTAGGAGGCGAGAACCTGAGCAATTACAAAGTTTCCCCGGTTATCCTTTCAAGTGATAATACCGGAAGCAATTACTTTGATGCCAGTATGGTTTATGCACCTACCATGGGTATAAATATTTATGCCGGATTCCGAACTAAATTCTAA
- a CDS encoding DUF2256 domain-containing protein: MRNVKKTYLPSKVCPVCMRPFSWRKKWEKVWEQVRYCSQRCKQKKTPL; this comes from the coding sequence ATGAGAAACGTCAAAAAGACCTATTTACCGAGTAAAGTTTGTCCGGTTTGTATGCGCCCGTTTTCATGGAGGAAAAAATGGGAAAAAGTATGGGAACAAGTCAGGTATTGCAGCCAACGATGCAAACAAAAAAAAACACCTTTATAA
- a CDS encoding deoxyribodipyrimidine photolyase, translating to MIQPEFPTELRQIYRRIKEIDPIEYGKSRNYIHGGVTYLSPYISRGVISTKDVLNQVIQQGFSMYQVEAFLKELAWRDYFQRVGQEKNLQLELKSPQQNANYLQMPDAIVLGNTGITGIDTAIQTLYHTGYIHNHCRMYIASICCNIGQTYWKLPAQWMYYHLLDGDWASNVCSWQWVAGCNSSKKYYANQENISKYTGQTQFQTFLDTSYEQLPFLPVPEQLNKRSLPELTTILPPKPPLNIQANLPTLVYSYYNLDPNWHPQHQGNRIFLLEPKHFAQYPISKKCLDFALALAQNIPGLQVWVGEFSELKTMLSGADLIFKEHPFCSHWQGIQEERQWMVPEIQGYFPSFFAYWKKIESYLKKQFETHEKRQKDLFTE from the coding sequence ATGATTCAACCTGAATTCCCCACCGAGCTCAGGCAAATTTACCGGAGAATAAAAGAAATCGATCCCATTGAATATGGCAAATCCAGAAACTATATTCATGGCGGAGTTACCTATTTATCACCTTATATTTCAAGAGGTGTCATCAGTACCAAGGATGTATTGAACCAGGTTATTCAGCAGGGTTTTTCCATGTATCAGGTTGAAGCTTTCTTAAAAGAACTGGCCTGGAGAGACTATTTCCAACGGGTTGGACAAGAAAAAAACCTTCAACTAGAGCTCAAATCACCTCAGCAAAATGCCAATTACCTGCAAATGCCGGATGCTATTGTATTGGGAAACACCGGAATAACAGGCATCGATACCGCCATTCAAACCCTTTACCATACCGGTTACATACATAACCATTGTCGAATGTATATAGCTTCTATTTGCTGCAACATCGGACAAACCTATTGGAAACTTCCGGCACAATGGATGTATTACCATTTGCTCGATGGAGACTGGGCCAGCAATGTCTGCAGTTGGCAATGGGTAGCCGGATGCAACAGTTCCAAAAAATACTATGCCAACCAGGAAAACATCTCCAAATATACCGGTCAAACCCAATTCCAAACCTTTCTCGATACATCCTATGAACAATTGCCCTTTCTACCTGTTCCGGAACAGTTAAATAAGAGAAGCTTACCCGAACTTACCACGATTTTACCGCCCAAGCCCCCTTTGAACATTCAGGCCAACCTTCCAACCTTGGTGTATTCCTACTATAACCTCGATCCCAACTGGCATCCCCAACACCAAGGGAACCGAATATTTTTGCTAGAACCCAAGCATTTCGCCCAATACCCTATCAGCAAAAAATGCCTGGATTTCGCCTTGGCCTTAGCTCAAAACATACCAGGATTGCAAGTTTGGGTAGGTGAATTTTCAGAATTAAAAACCATGCTTTCAGGTGCTGATTTAATTTTCAAGGAACATCCATTTTGTAGCCACTGGCAAGGCATACAAGAGGAAAGACAATGGATGGTTCCGGAGATTCAAGGATATTTCCCTTCATTTTTTGCCTATTGGAAAAAGATTGAATCCTACCTAAAAAAGCAATTTGAAACCCATGAGAAACGTCAAAAAGACCTATTTACCGAGTAA
- a CDS encoding SDR family oxidoreductase has product MKNIVIIGAGKGIGLAIASALHPENQVIAITKTPSEDLTKQGISTILLEAGKQNLQAGNDFPEAIHGLVYCPGSITLKPFHRLREEDFLNDFRQNVLGAVQCIQELLPRLKQGKASVVLFSSVAARVGMPFHASIACSKSGLEALAKSLAAEYASIPIRFNVIAPSLSDTSLAQNLLNTPEKQDSAAKRHPLQRIGTVQDSAALAQFLLSENSSWITGQVIGLDGGLGNLKV; this is encoded by the coding sequence ATGAAAAATATCGTCATAATTGGAGCCGGAAAAGGCATTGGATTAGCCATAGCCTCAGCTCTACATCCTGAAAACCAAGTAATTGCAATTACAAAAACCCCTTCCGAAGACTTAACGAAGCAAGGCATTTCTACCATTCTTTTAGAAGCCGGCAAACAAAACCTACAAGCCGGAAACGATTTCCCCGAGGCCATTCATGGATTAGTTTATTGTCCGGGATCTATTACCCTCAAACCCTTTCATCGCCTACGTGAGGAAGATTTTTTGAACGATTTTCGTCAAAATGTATTGGGAGCCGTTCAGTGCATTCAGGAATTGCTACCGCGACTTAAACAAGGTAAGGCCAGTGTCGTATTATTTAGTTCGGTTGCTGCCCGTGTTGGTATGCCCTTTCACGCCTCCATTGCCTGTTCCAAGTCGGGATTAGAGGCTTTGGCAAAAAGTTTGGCTGCCGAGTATGCCTCCATTCCCATCCGTTTCAATGTTATTGCCCCTTCTTTAAGTGATACTTCGTTGGCGCAGAACCTGTTAAACACTCCTGAAAAGCAAGATTCGGCTGCCAAACGACATCCTTTGCAACGCATTGGTACGGTGCAGGATTCGGCGGCATTGGCCCAGTTTCTTTTGTCGGAAAACAGTTCGTGGATCACAGGTCAGGTGATTGGATTAGACGGAGGTTTAGGCAATTTGAAAGTATAA
- a CDS encoding TIGR03643 family protein, which translates to MTEQEIDRIIEMAWEDRTPFEAIYFQFGINEAGVIELMRREMKPSSFRMWRKRVNSGVSQKHTKKRNPEINRFKCKLQRSISNNKISKR; encoded by the coding sequence ATGACTGAACAAGAAATAGATCGAATTATTGAAATGGCTTGGGAAGATCGTACACCCTTCGAAGCTATTTATTTCCAGTTTGGCATAAACGAAGCTGGAGTAATTGAATTGATGCGCCGCGAAATGAAACCTTCCAGCTTTAGAATGTGGCGAAAACGTGTAAATTCCGGTGTAAGTCAAAAGCATACAAAAAAGCGTAACCCTGAAATCAATCGGTTCAAATGCAAACTTCAGCGCAGTATTTCGAATAACAAAATTTCTAAACGATGA
- a CDS encoding cryptochrome/photolyase family protein, with translation MANRYHLVFPHQLFESTEVIPAETQVVLVEEFLFFRQYHFHKQKLVFHRAGLKFYEHYLKERGFEVLYIESTNPLSDIRLLISDLVKQGAEFISCIDPCDNWLTRRIKSACLQYKLGYKFLDNPGFLLSEEEINGFFGSHKRYFQTEFYIHFRRKKEILMDQNGHPLGGKWSFDSENRLKYPASQTPPGVYFPEKNQFHREAENYILSHFPENPGTLGSTMVYPTTFADAKDWLNQFLNTRFHHFGPYEDAIVQHQVILHHSVLSPLLNSGLLSPAFVLDQTISYAQSNQIPIASLEGFVRQVLGWREFIRAVYIREGSKQRTTNFWKFQHPIPKAFYNGTTGIKPLDTILSKTFQTAYNHHIERLMVLGNFMLLCEIHPDEVYRWFMEMYIDAYDWVMVPNVYGMSQFADGGMMCTKPYISGSNYLLKMSNFEKSTSWTELWDALFWRFLHQNRSFFLSNPRLGMLIRTWDKQPEAKRTQILLLANTFLNNFHQHD, from the coding sequence ATGGCAAACAGGTATCACCTTGTTTTTCCCCACCAGCTTTTCGAATCAACCGAAGTCATACCTGCTGAAACCCAAGTAGTTTTAGTCGAAGAATTCCTATTTTTCAGACAATACCATTTCCACAAACAAAAGCTGGTATTCCATAGGGCAGGTTTAAAGTTTTACGAGCATTACTTAAAGGAACGGGGTTTCGAGGTACTGTACATCGAATCAACAAACCCACTTTCTGATATCCGTTTATTGATTTCTGATCTCGTAAAGCAGGGTGCCGAATTTATTTCATGCATCGACCCTTGCGATAACTGGCTCACCCGCCGAATTAAATCAGCCTGCCTACAATACAAACTTGGTTATAAATTCCTGGACAATCCCGGCTTTCTGCTCAGCGAAGAAGAAATCAATGGCTTTTTCGGTTCCCATAAACGGTATTTCCAAACCGAATTCTACATCCATTTTCGTCGAAAAAAGGAAATATTGATGGACCAAAACGGACATCCTCTGGGAGGAAAATGGTCCTTTGACAGTGAAAACAGGCTCAAATATCCTGCTTCCCAAACCCCTCCAGGCGTTTATTTCCCTGAAAAAAACCAATTCCACCGGGAAGCAGAAAACTATATCCTCTCCCATTTTCCTGAGAATCCGGGAACACTTGGCTCAACCATGGTTTACCCTACCACCTTTGCCGATGCAAAAGATTGGCTAAACCAATTTCTAAACACCCGTTTCCACCATTTCGGACCTTATGAAGATGCCATTGTTCAACACCAGGTAATCCTCCACCACTCTGTACTTTCTCCCTTACTGAATAGCGGATTGCTTTCCCCTGCATTTGTTTTAGATCAAACCATTTCCTATGCCCAATCCAATCAAATTCCCATTGCCAGTTTGGAGGGATTTGTTAGACAGGTGCTGGGTTGGAGAGAATTTATCCGAGCTGTTTATATACGAGAAGGCAGCAAACAACGAACTACCAATTTTTGGAAGTTCCAACATCCGATTCCTAAAGCATTTTATAATGGAACTACCGGAATTAAACCTCTGGATACCATTTTGAGCAAAACCTTTCAAACAGCCTATAACCATCACATTGAAAGGCTGATGGTCTTAGGTAACTTTATGCTGCTTTGTGAAATCCATCCCGATGAAGTGTACCGTTGGTTTATGGAAATGTATATCGATGCCTACGATTGGGTGATGGTTCCCAATGTATACGGAATGTCCCAATTCGCCGATGGTGGTATGATGTGCACCAAACCTTATATCAGTGGAAGCAACTACCTGCTGAAAATGAGCAATTTCGAAAAATCAACATCCTGGACCGAGCTTTGGGATGCCTTGTTCTGGCGTTTCCTCCATCAAAACCGAAGTTTTTTCTTATCTAATCCAAGATTAGGAATGTTAATCAGAACCTGGGATAAACAACCCGAAGCAAAAAGAACGCAGATTCTACTTCTTGCCAATACCTTCTTAAACAACTTTCATCAACATGACTGA
- a CDS encoding SRPBCC family protein, which translates to MKQIRQEQLIPLPIDQVWEFFATPKNLNSVTPKELDFQITSVVPEKMYPGLIITYKIKPMLNIPLDWMTEITHIQAPNYFVDEQRMGPYHIWHHEHHFKEVQGGTLMTDILHYDIGKSVFGWLAGKLFVDKKVREIFSYRYQALEKHFNQKP; encoded by the coding sequence ATGAAACAAATTCGGCAAGAACAACTAATTCCATTGCCAATAGACCAGGTTTGGGAGTTCTTTGCCACTCCGAAAAACCTGAATTCGGTAACACCTAAGGAACTTGATTTTCAAATAACTTCCGTGGTTCCGGAAAAAATGTATCCGGGTTTAATCATAACCTATAAAATCAAGCCTATGCTCAATATTCCATTGGATTGGATGACAGAGATTACCCATATTCAGGCTCCCAATTATTTTGTTGATGAACAAAGAATGGGACCTTACCATATTTGGCACCATGAGCATCATTTTAAAGAAGTTCAGGGTGGCACCCTCATGACCGACATCTTACATTATGATATAGGCAAATCGGTATTTGGTTGGTTAGCAGGTAAACTCTTTGTGGATAAGAAGGTGCGAGAAATATTCTCCTACCGATACCAGGCATTGGAAAAACACTTTAATCAAAAACCATGA
- a CDS encoding tryptophan-rich sensory protein produces MNSLAFKLIVSIVACMVLGALSGIRTSESIQTWYLELHKPSWNPPNWIFGPVWSVLYLLMGVSFALVWHSQSPLRTQAILIFLVQFFLNLAWSEIFFIQRHIGFALLEMTCMWIAILICIFQFYPIHRWASLLMLSYLAWVGFASFLTFTIWRLN; encoded by the coding sequence ATGAATTCACTAGCCTTTAAACTTATTGTTTCCATTGTAGCCTGCATGGTACTTGGTGCCTTAAGCGGAATTAGAACCTCCGAGTCTATTCAAACCTGGTACCTCGAACTCCATAAACCATCCTGGAATCCACCGAATTGGATTTTTGGTCCGGTTTGGTCGGTACTCTATCTGTTAATGGGTGTCTCCTTTGCATTGGTTTGGCATTCACAATCTCCGCTTCGAACTCAAGCCATTCTTATTTTTCTTGTTCAGTTTTTTCTTAACCTGGCCTGGTCCGAAATATTCTTTATCCAACGCCATATCGGTTTTGCCTTGCTGGAAATGACCTGCATGTGGATAGCTATTTTAATTTGCATTTTTCAATTTTATCCCATTCATCGCTGGGCTTCTTTATTAATGTTATCCTATTTGGCCTGGGTAGGTTTTGCAAGTTTTCTCACCTTCACTATTTGGCGACTTAATTAG